One stretch of Nicotiana tabacum cultivar K326 chromosome 18, ASM71507v2, whole genome shotgun sequence DNA includes these proteins:
- the LOC107813712 gene encoding glycosyltransferase BC10, whose amino-acid sequence MKTSQGWHLGMKDMQILSAPRHRAQLKKPTWIIVLVSLVSLFLICAYVYPPQGSGACYVFSLNGCKGFSDWLPPAPAREFTDEELASHVVTNEILNTPPVMPESPKIAFMFLTPGALPFEKLWDRFFQGHEGKFSVYVHASKDKPVHFSRYFVNREIRSDKVVWGKISMVDAERRLLAYALKDTDNQHFVLLSDSCIPLRDFDYVYKYLMYTNISFVDCFEDPGPHGSGRYYERMLPEVEKKDFRKGAQWFTMKRQHALAVMADSLYYRKFKDYCKPNMEGNRNCYSDEHYIPTFFHMLDPTGIANWSVTHVDWSEGKWHPKSYVRKDITSDLMRNITSISENVHVTSDARKEVQIRPCLWNGNQRPCYLFARKFLPETLDSLLQLYPNYTSI is encoded by the exons ATGAAGACATCTCAGGGGTGGCATTTAGGCATGAAGGACATGCAAATATTGTCTGCACCTCGCCATCGTGCTCAGTTAAAGAAACCGACATGGATAATCGTGTTGGTTTCTTTAGTTAGCTTGTTCCTAATTTGTGCTTACGTTTACCCCCCTCAAGGTTCTGGTGCTTGTTATGTATTCTCACTGAATGGTTGCAAGGGGTTTTCCGATTGGCTTCCGCCTGCGCCCGCCAGAGAATTTACAGATGAAGAGCTCGCTTCCCATGTTGTAACTAATGAAATTCTAAACACACCCCCAGTCATGCCAGAAAGCCCCAAAATTGCATTTATGTTCCTGACACCTGGCGCGTTGCCATTTGAAAAGCTCTGGGACAGATTTTTTCAG GGCCATGAAGGCAAGTTTTCTGTCTATGTGCATGCATCTAAGGACAAACCAGTACATTTTAGCCGTTACTTTGTCAATCGGGAAATTCGTAGTGATAAG GTAGTGTGGGGAAAGATTTCTATGGTTGATGCAGAGAGACGCCTTTTAGCATACGCGCTAAAAGATACTGACAATCAGCATTTTGTGTTACTTTCTGACAG TTGTATACCACTGCGTGATTTTGACTATGTTTACAAATACCTGATGTATACAAATATCAGTTTTGTAGACTG CTTTGAGGATCCTGGACCTCATGGAAGTGGCAGATATTATGAACGTATGTTACCTGAAGTCGAAAAGAAGGATTTTCGAAAGGGTGCACAG TGGTTCACAATGAAGCGACAGCATGCCCTTGCCGTTATGGCTGACAGTCTCTACTATAGAAAATTCAAAGACTACTGCAAG CCAAACATGGAGGGTAATCGGAACTGCTATTCTGATGAGCACTATATACCAACCTTTTTCCAT ATGCTTGACCCAACTGGAATTGCGAATTGGTCAGTAACACATGTTGATTGGTCTGAAGGGAAGTGGCACCCAAAATCATACGTGCGAAAAGATATTACTTCTGATCTTATGAGAAACATAACA TCTATTTCAGAGAATGTGCATGTCACAAGCGACGCAAGG AAGGAAGTCCAGATTAGGCCATGCCTATGGAATGGAAATCAACGACCATGTTACTTGTTTGCAAGAAAATTCTTACCTGAAACTCTAGATAGCTTGTTGCAGCTTTACCCCAATTATACGTCGATTTAA